A genomic stretch from Haemophilus parainfluenzae ATCC 33392 includes:
- a CDS encoding ATP-dependent DNA helicase gives MKKQISKIFSSDGELSKNIKGFKPRAEQLEMAQSVGYAIQNKRPLVVEAGTGTGKTFAYLAPALIAGKKTIISTGSKNLQDQLFSRDLPAIKKALNYSGKIALLKGRSNYLCLERLDQVIAQGVLGDKSVLADLSKVRKWNNATKTGDLTECIELAEDSPILPQLTSTAESCLGTDCPNYAECYVAQARKKALNADLVVVNHHLFFADMAVKESGFGELIPNAEVIIFDEAHQLPDIASQYFGQSLTSRQLFDLCKDINIVYRTELKDMPQLGTTADTLLKVIQDFRLLLGEGNQRGNWRELFKQSAVKKSVELLQEKIEFLSEVIKIALGRSQTLDSIFERTESIKNQLTRLCDTAIVGYCYWYESMGRQFGLHITPLTVADKFGEQLNNKEAAWIFTSATLEVGGTFNHFCQRLGIEQAEQKILHSPFDYPNQSLLCVPRYLPATNQNNTLQSLGEMLLPIIEANKGRCFVLCTSYLMMRGLAEYFRENSELSILLQGEMPKAKLLEQFIQETHSVLVATSSFWEGVDVRGDALSLVIIDKLPFTAPDEPLLKARIEDCRLQGGDPFNDIQIPEAVITLKQGVGRLIRDVTDRGAVIICDNRLVMRNYGETFLKSLPNSTRTRDLNKVVQFLQNEKMD, from the coding sequence ATGAAAAAACAGATAAGTAAGATCTTTTCCAGTGATGGCGAATTGAGTAAGAATATCAAAGGATTTAAGCCACGAGCAGAACAGCTCGAAATGGCTCAATCAGTAGGATATGCTATCCAAAATAAGCGACCGCTTGTTGTAGAAGCTGGAACAGGTACTGGAAAGACTTTTGCTTATTTAGCACCGGCACTCATTGCTGGAAAGAAAACAATCATTTCAACTGGATCTAAAAATCTACAAGATCAGCTTTTTTCAAGAGATCTTCCAGCCATAAAAAAAGCCTTAAATTATTCTGGAAAAATTGCATTATTAAAAGGTCGATCCAATTACTTATGTTTGGAACGGCTTGATCAAGTTATTGCTCAAGGTGTGCTTGGGGACAAATCTGTTTTAGCCGATTTAAGTAAAGTAAGAAAATGGAATAATGCAACGAAAACAGGTGATTTGACAGAATGTATTGAATTAGCTGAAGATAGCCCAATTTTGCCTCAATTGACGAGCACGGCAGAAAGTTGTTTGGGAACGGATTGTCCTAACTACGCTGAATGCTATGTTGCACAAGCTCGTAAAAAAGCACTAAACGCAGATCTTGTAGTAGTAAATCATCATCTTTTCTTTGCTGATATGGCGGTAAAAGAAAGTGGCTTTGGTGAGCTTATTCCTAATGCAGAAGTTATTATTTTTGATGAAGCACATCAACTTCCCGATATAGCTAGCCAGTATTTTGGTCAATCATTAACCTCTCGCCAGCTATTTGATTTATGTAAAGATATCAATATTGTTTATCGAACAGAATTGAAAGATATGCCACAGCTTGGCACAACGGCAGATACATTGCTTAAAGTTATTCAAGATTTCCGTCTTCTTCTAGGTGAGGGAAATCAGCGAGGAAATTGGCGTGAGCTATTTAAACAAAGTGCGGTCAAAAAATCGGTTGAATTATTGCAAGAAAAAATAGAGTTTCTTTCTGAAGTGATCAAGATTGCATTAGGTCGCTCTCAGACTTTGGATAGTATTTTTGAACGCACTGAAAGTATCAAGAATCAATTAACGCGTCTTTGTGATACGGCCATTGTTGGTTATTGTTATTGGTACGAAAGTATGGGGCGACAATTTGGTTTACATATTACGCCACTTACTGTCGCAGATAAATTTGGCGAACAGTTAAATAATAAAGAAGCAGCTTGGATTTTTACTTCAGCCACTCTTGAAGTTGGCGGCACTTTCAATCATTTCTGTCAGCGACTTGGTATTGAGCAAGCAGAACAAAAAATTCTTCACAGTCCTTTTGATTATCCTAATCAATCGCTACTTTGCGTGCCACGTTATTTACCAGCAACGAATCAAAATAATACGTTACAATCTCTTGGTGAAATGTTGTTGCCTATCATTGAAGCGAATAAAGGTCGATGCTTTGTGCTTTGTACTTCTTATTTAATGATGAGGGGCTTGGCAGAGTATTTTAGAGAAAATAGTGAGCTTTCTATCTTATTGCAAGGTGAAATGCCTAAAGCAAAATTACTCGAACAGTTTATTCAGGAAACTCATAGCGTACTAGTTGCTACTTCTAGCTTTTGGGAAGGTGTGGATGTCCGTGGTGATGCCCTTTCCTTAGTCATTATTGATAAATTGCCTTTTACCGCACCAGATGAACCTTTACTAAAAGCACGTATTGAAGACTGCCGATTACAAGGTGGCGATCCATTTAATGATATACAGATCCCTGAAGCGGTTATTACGCTGAAACAAGGCGTAGGACGCCTAATTCGAGATGTGACTGATCGTGGTGCGGTAATTATTTGTGATAATCGTCTTGTTATGCGAAATTACGGCGAAACCTTTCTAAAAAGTTTACCTAATTCAACCCGTACCCGAGATCTCAACAAAGTGGTACAATTCTTACAAAATGAGAAAATGGATTAA
- the tsaB gene encoding tRNA (adenosine(37)-N6)-threonylcarbamoyltransferase complex dimerization subunit type 1 TsaB: MKNITLLALDTSTEACSVALWHKGEKTYLDELAQRTHTKRILPMIDELLANSGINLKQVDALAFGRGPGSFTGVRVGAGIAQGLAFGADLPVIAVSNLTAMAQAAFELHQAENVAAAIDARMNEVYFSQIKREKVRSELSEFFQWNPVIEEQVCQPEKVLEQFSDLTAYRVGTGWAAYPQFKDSGLEGSDIILPSAQYMLELALTDYAQNKIISALEIEPVYLRNEVTWKKLPGRE, from the coding sequence ATGAAAAATATCACCTTATTAGCACTTGATACTTCAACAGAAGCCTGTTCTGTTGCACTTTGGCATAAAGGCGAAAAAACATATTTAGATGAATTAGCGCAACGTACACACACAAAACGTATTCTTCCAATGATTGATGAGTTACTTGCCAATTCAGGTATCAATTTGAAGCAAGTAGATGCGTTAGCATTTGGACGCGGCCCTGGTAGTTTTACTGGTGTTCGTGTTGGTGCAGGGATTGCTCAAGGGCTTGCATTTGGTGCTGATTTACCTGTTATTGCGGTATCAAATTTAACAGCAATGGCTCAGGCTGCATTTGAATTACATCAAGCTGAAAATGTGGCAGCTGCCATTGATGCAAGAATGAATGAAGTTTATTTTTCTCAAATAAAACGAGAAAAAGTGCGGTCAGAATTGAGTGAGTTTTTCCAATGGAATCCTGTTATTGAAGAACAAGTTTGCCAACCAGAAAAAGTACTTGAGCAATTTTCAGATTTAACCGCCTATCGAGTCGGAACAGGTTGGGCTGCGTATCCTCAATTTAAAGACAGTGGTTTAGAAGGGAGTGATATTATTTTACCTTCTGCACAATATATGCTTGAGCTTGCTTTAACAGATTATGCTCAGAATAAAATCATATCCGCCTTAGAAATTGAACCTGTTTATTTGCGTAATGAAGTAACTTGGAAAAAATTACCTGGGCGTGAATAA